One genomic window of Parasteatoda tepidariorum isolate YZ-2023 chromosome 9, CAS_Ptep_4.0, whole genome shotgun sequence includes the following:
- the LOC107455559 gene encoding integrin-linked kinase-associated serine/threonine phosphatase 2C isoform X2, producing MDLFEDLPEPGSQKASILSPETHSWGNASIDIFSDLPDPSTQTRGVKRKIEDENGKNICEILNEEKLYDIQGFSAEKKGEREEMQDFHILIDDYHKFISDLHPSISRLSYYAVFDGHGGARASKFAANQLHTHLAQKFPKGPSVNIEKDIKRTLTDVFKKTDEEFLKQASKSKPSWKDGTTAIVVLVIQNILYITNLGDSKAILCRYNNKAGKHVCVPLSTDHSPTDYKERMRIQKAGGSVRDGRVMGVIEVSRSIGDGQYKALGLCSVPDVKRCQLTDDDLFILLACDGLWKVFSSEEVINIVLSCKKERSENKNEICYESACNKLVNEAIRKYSGDNVTVVILSVKKN from the exons ATGGATTTATTTGAAGATTTACCAGAACCTG gcTCTCAAAAAGCTTCTATCTTAAGTCCCGAAACTCATTCTTGGGGTAATGCTAGCATTGATATATTTTCCGATTTACCTGATCCTTCTACACAAACTCGTGgtgtcaaaagaaaaattgaagatgaaaatggaaaaaacatTTGTGAAATATTGAATG aagaaaaattgtATGATATCCAAGgtttttctgcagaaaagaaaggTGAAAGAGAAGAAATGCAAGACTTCCACATATTAATTGAtgattatcataaatttatttcagatctTCATCCATCTAT ATCCAGGCTTTCATATTATGCAGTATTTGATGGACATGGAGGAGCTAGAGCATCCAAGTTTGCTGCCAATCAACTTCATACGCATCTGGCACAAAAATTTCCCAAGG GCCCTTCtgtaaacattgaaaaagatattaaaagaactttgacagatgttttcaaaaaaactgaTGAGGAATTCTTGAAACAAGCTTCAAAATCTAAACCATCTTGGAAAGATGGAACTACTGCCATTGTAGTGCTTGTCatccaaaacattttatacattacCAATCTTGGGGACAGTAAG gcTATACTTTGCCGTTATAACAACAAAGCTGGTAAACATGTTTGTGTTCCTTTAAGCACTGATCATTCTCCAACTGATTACAAAGAAAGGATGCGTATTCAAAAGGCTGGTGGATCAGTACG agatGGCAGAGTAATGGGAGTTATAGAAGTGTCAAGATCTATTGGAGATGGTCAGTATAAAGCTCTTGGATTGTGCTCTGTACCTGATGTTAAACGCTGTCAGCTTACTGATGATGACTTGTTTATTCTTCTTGCATGTGATGGATTGTGGAAGGTTTTCTCATCTGAAGAAGTTATCAACATAGTCTTAAgttgtaaaaaa GAAcgttcagaaaataaaaacgaaatatgtTATGAGAGTGCTTGCAATAAATTGGTCAATGAAGCTATCCGTAAATATAGTGGAGATAATGTTACAGTTGTCATTTTATCTGTCAAAAAGAACTGA
- the LOC107455559 gene encoding integrin-linked kinase-associated serine/threonine phosphatase 2C isoform X1, with protein MDLFEDLPEPGSQKASILSPETHSWGNASIDIFSDLPDPSTQTRGVKRKIEDENGKNICEILNEEKLYDIQGFSAEKKGEREEMQDFHILIDDYHKFISDLHPSISRLSYYAVFDGHGGARASKFAANQLHTHLAQKFPKGPSVNIEKDIKRTLTDVFKKTDEEFLKQASKSKPSWKDGTTAIVVLVIQNILYITNLGDSKAILCRYNNKAGKHVCVPLSTDHSPTDYKERMRIQKAGGSVRDGRVMGVIEVSRSIGDGQYKALGLCSVPDVKRCQLTDDDLFILLACDGLWKVFSSEEVINIVLSCKKERSENKNEICYESACNKLVNEAIRKYSGDNVTVVILSVKKN; from the exons ATGGATTTATTTGAAGATTTACCAGAACCTG gcTCTCAAAAAGCTTCTATCTTAAGTCCCGAAACTCATTCTTGGGGTAATGCTAGCATTGATATATTTTCCGATTTACCTGATCCCTCTACACAAACTCGTGgtgtcaaaagaaaaattgaagatgaaaatggaaaaaacatTTGTGAAATATTGAATG aagaaaaattgtATGATATCCAAGgtttttctgcagaaaagaaaggTGAAAGAGAAGAAATGCAAGACTTCCACATATTAATTGAtgattatcataaatttatttcagatctTCATCCATCTAT ATCCAGGCTTTCATATTATGCAGTATTTGATGGACATGGAGGAGCTAGAGCATCCAAGTTTGCTGCCAATCAACTTCATACGCATCTGGCACAAAAATTTCCCAAGG GCCCTTCtgtaaacattgaaaaagatattaaaagaactttgacagatgttttcaaaaaaactgaTGAGGAATTCTTGAAACAAGCTTCAAAATCTAAACCATCTTGGAAAGATGGAACTACTGCCATTGTAGTGCTTGTCatccaaaacattttatacattacCAATCTTGGGGACAGTAAG gcTATACTTTGCCGTTATAACAACAAAGCTGGTAAACATGTTTGTGTTCCTTTAAGCACTGATCATTCTCCAACTGATTACAAAGAAAGGATGCGTATTCAAAAGGCTGGTGGATCAGTACG agatGGCAGAGTAATGGGAGTTATAGAAGTGTCAAGATCTATTGGAGATGGTCAGTATAAAGCTCTTGGATTGTGCTCTGTACCTGATGTTAAACGCTGTCAGCTTACTGATGATGACTTGTTTATTCTTCTTGCATGTGATGGATTGTGGAAGGTTTTCTCATCTGAAGAAGTTATCAACATAGTCTTAAgttgtaaaaaa GAAcgttcagaaaataaaaacgaaatatgtTATGAGAGTGCTTGCAATAAATTGGTCAATGAAGCTATCCGTAAATATAGTGGAGATAATGTTACAGTTGTCATTTTATCTGTCAAAAAGAACTGA